A genomic segment from Alkalilimnicola ehrlichii MLHE-1 encodes:
- the ccmC gene encoding heme ABC transporter permease CcmC, with amino-acid sequence MSRIRWFKFAAPAHFHALTGTLLPWLWAAALAFTATGLYVGFVIAPPDYQQGDSYRIMWLHVPAAWMAMLAYFLMAGYGLIHLVWRIKLARIMASALAPTGLLFAFLALWSGALWGKPTWGAYWVWDARLTSSLILLFLYLGYLALDSAFEDRERSGQAASLLAVVGVINLPIIYFSVQWWNTLHQGASITLSEAPTMSASMLAALLLTTVGCWAYTAAAALHRARSMVLEQAGNSHWVRRLRQGHRPAAARGRPARLAATPIGDLLGRRP; translated from the coding sequence ATGTCGCGGATACGCTGGTTCAAGTTCGCCGCCCCGGCTCACTTCCACGCCCTGACCGGCACCCTGCTGCCCTGGCTGTGGGCCGCCGCCCTGGCGTTCACGGCCACCGGGCTCTACGTGGGGTTCGTGATCGCCCCACCCGACTATCAGCAGGGCGACAGCTACCGCATCATGTGGCTGCACGTCCCGGCCGCCTGGATGGCCATGCTCGCCTATTTCCTGATGGCCGGGTACGGCCTCATTCACCTGGTCTGGCGTATCAAGCTGGCGCGCATCATGGCCTCGGCCCTGGCCCCCACCGGCCTGCTGTTTGCATTCCTGGCGCTCTGGAGCGGGGCGCTATGGGGCAAGCCCACCTGGGGCGCCTATTGGGTCTGGGACGCCCGGCTCACCTCCTCGCTGATCCTGCTCTTCCTCTACCTGGGCTACCTCGCCCTGGACAGCGCCTTCGAGGACCGGGAGCGGTCCGGGCAGGCCGCCTCCCTGCTGGCGGTGGTGGGGGTGATCAATCTGCCGATCATCTATTTCTCGGTGCAGTGGTGGAACACCCTGCATCAGGGGGCCTCCATCACCCTTTCCGAGGCCCCCACCATGAGCGCCAGCATGCTCGCCGCCCTGCTGCTGACCACGGTGGGCTGCTGGGCCTATACCGCCGCTGCGGCCCTGCACCGCGCCCGCAGCATGGTCCTGGAACAGGCGGGCAACAGCCATTGGGTACGCCGGCTGCGCCAGGGTCACCGGCCCGCCGCCGCCAGGGGGCGTCCGGCCCGCCTGGCGGCCACGCCCATCGGCGACCTGCTGGGGAGGCGCCCATGA
- the ccmD gene encoding heme exporter protein CcmD, protein MIEWLHMGGHGLYIWGVYGLAALLLILEIRQLRARHRRALASREEDET, encoded by the coding sequence ATGATCGAGTGGCTGCACATGGGGGGCCACGGCCTCTACATCTGGGGCGTCTACGGGCTGGCGGCCCTGCTCCTGATCCTCGAGATTCGGCAGCTCCGTGCGCGCCACCGGCGGGCCCTGGCATCCCGGGAGGAGGACGAGACATGA
- the ccmE gene encoding cytochrome c maturation protein CcmE: MKPRHRRLTLIALVLGGLGLSAGLALTAFQDNLVFFFTPSEVMAREAPIDRPIRIGGLVKAGSVEREAASARVHFKVTDTAESITVSYDGILPDLFREGQGVVAQGRLGADGRFHATQVLARHDETYMPAEAKEALDRIGQGNGTPGPDGHPETTTAY, from the coding sequence ATGAAGCCGCGCCACCGCCGACTGACCCTGATCGCCCTGGTGCTGGGGGGGCTGGGCCTGTCCGCGGGCCTCGCGCTGACCGCCTTTCAGGACAACCTGGTGTTCTTCTTCACGCCCTCGGAGGTCATGGCGCGGGAGGCACCCATCGACCGGCCCATCCGCATCGGCGGCCTGGTCAAGGCGGGCAGTGTCGAGCGCGAGGCGGCGAGCGCCCGCGTCCATTTCAAGGTCACCGACACCGCCGAGTCGATCACGGTCAGCTATGACGGCATCCTGCCCGATCTCTTCCGCGAGGGTCAGGGCGTGGTGGCGCAGGGCCGCCTGGGCGCCGACGGCCGGTTCCACGCCACCCAGGTACTGGCCCGCCACGACGAGACCTACATGCCCGCCGAGGCCAAGGAGGCCCTGGACCGTATCGGCCAGGGCAATGGCACACCCGGCCCGGACGGCCATCCGGAGACCACCACCGCTTACTGA